One stretch of Pomacea canaliculata isolate SZHN2017 linkage group LG1, ASM307304v1, whole genome shotgun sequence DNA includes these proteins:
- the LOC112567704 gene encoding alpha-L-fucosidase-like, which produces MPGAYSGVFIFVLGSSFLTCSSAVRYEPNWNSLDSRPLPPWYDESKIGIFLHWGVFSVPSFINEWFWYEWQGSKTPSAVMFMEQNYKPDFTYGDFAPQFTAEFFDPYRWADIFKSSLARYVVLVTKHHEGFTNWPSKYSWNWNAMDVGPNRDLVGELAAAIREKTDIHFGVYHSLFEWFNPLFEEDQRNNFTTQNFVFTKTMPELYELVNTYKPEIVWSDGDWMVEDTYWNATHFLAWLYNDSPVKDTVVVNDRWGSNIRCHHGGFWNCDDRFVPGHLIPHKWENSMTLDKYSWGYRRNARLSDIYSMDEFIALLVKTVSLGGNILVNVGPTKDGMISPIYEERLTQMGEWLGVNGDAIFGTQPWKYQNDTVNSNVWYTAKKANASTVVYAIILKWPSTSTMMLGAPSVSSKTKISLLGYNGAFTFTSTGTQGVAIDIPPIPFYQMPCQWGWAFQLDNLNNQ; this is translated from the exons GTGTCTTTATTTTCGTGTTAGGTTCTTCCTTCCTGACATGTTCGTCAGCGGTCAGGTATGAACCCAACTGGAACTCTTTGGACTCCAGGCCGCTGCCACCCTGGTACGATGAGAGCAAAATTGGAATCTTCCTGCACTGGGGTGTTTTCTCTGTACCCAGCTTCATTAACGAATGGTTTTGGTACGAGTGGCAGGGATCCAAAACGCCATCGGCCGTAATGTTTATGGAGCAGAACTACAAACCAGATTTCACCTATGGCGATTTTGCCCCACAGTTTACAGCTGAATTTTTCGATCCCTATCGATGGGCAGACATCTTCAAGTCATCGCTGGCGAG GTATGTCGTTCTGGTGACAAAGCACCATGAAGGGTTTACCAACTGGCCATCAAAGTACTCGTGGAACTGGAATGCAATGGATGTTGGACCCAACCGGGATCTTGTTG GTGAGCTTGCAGCTGCGATCAGAGAAAAAACTGACATCCACTTTGGAGTGTACCATTCATTGTTTGAATGGTTCAATCCCCTCTTTGAAGAAGaccaaagaaataatttcacaactcagaattttgttttt ACTAAAACAATGCCAGAGCTTTATGAGCTGGTAAACACCTACAAACCAGAGATTGTATGGTCTGATGGTGACTGGATGGTTGAGGATACCTACTGGAATGCCACCCATTTTCTGGCTTGGCTTTACAATGACAG TCCAGTGAAGGACACGGTTGTGGTGAATGACCGCTGGGGAAGTAACATCCGTTGCCATCATGGTGGCTTCTGGAACTGTGATGACAGGTTTGTCCCAG GTCATTTGATCCCCCACAAATGGGAAAACAGCATGACTCTGGACAAGTACTCCTGGGGGTATCGCCGCAATGCCAGGCTGTCAGACATTTATTCTATGGATGAATTTATTGCTCTTCTTGTGAAGACAGTCAG TCTTGGTGGAAACATTCTGGTTAATGTGGGACCCACTAAAGATGGAATGATATCCCCTATCTATGAAGAGCGTCTCACTCAGATGGGAGAGTGGCTGGGGGTAAATGGAGATGCAATTTTTGGTACACAGCCTTGGAAATATCAGAATGACACAGTCAATTCTAATGTTTG GTACACAGCAAAGAAAGCCAATGCAAGTACGGTAGTATATGCAATCATATTGAAGTGGCCTTCTACCTCAACCATGATGTTGGGAGCACCAAGTGTCTCTTCCAAAACCAAAATCTCTTTGCTTGGGTACAATGGCGCCTTCACATTTACCAGCACGGGCACTCAGGGTGTGGCTATTGACATTCCACCAATCCCATTCTACCAAATGCCTTGCCAATGGGGATGGGCATTCCAACTGGATAACCTTAACAACCAGTAA